Below is a genomic region from Spirosoma radiotolerans.
TACCCGAATTTTTCCGCTCTATGTCCTGCTTCTGCTGGTAACGATTGCTATCAGGGCTCAACTGGGCCATTCCATTCGTTTTCCATTGGTCGTCCTGAACCTCACCCTGCTGCAAGGACTTTTCGAATCCTATAAGTTCAGCGGTATTGCCCAGAGCTGGAGCCTGACCGTCGAGGTATGTTTTTACCTGATAGCTCCCTTCCTCTTTGTCGGGTTAACACGGTGGGGCGCGTTGTGTGTTACCATCGGATTAGTGGGCATCGGGCTATTGCTATGGGCAACAATTGGCCAATTGGCCTGGCATGGTCTGTTCGGAAACTTATCGTTTGTGCTATTCTACACCTTTTTTGGGCGTTCCTTCGAGTTTGTTACAGGTATGTGGTTAGCCCAATGGTGGCAGCAAAACAAGGTACCTCCGAGTCCACAGACCACATACAATGGTCTGTTCATCATAGCGGGTTGTCTTATCTGGCAAGCGGATTTAGGTAGTCATACCACCAGCCAAAATGGTTTATTTTGGTCTGAAGTGGTCGTTTATAACGGCCTGTTACCGGTTGGTATCGGCCTGCTTTTCGTGGGATTACTTACTCGTCCCTCCCTCCTTCGTCAATTTCTTTCGCTGCCTACAATTCAGCGGTTTGGCGAAAGCGCTTACGCATTTTACCTCATACACATTGGTGTGGTAGCAGCGGGGCTGCAAAAACTGGACATAACCAATTACGGACTTCTATTCTGTATGCTGGCCGGGATTGCCTATGGGTTGTACAACTATATCGAGAAGCCGCTGGCCCGGTGGTTACGGAACTAGTATCAGGTGTTGAAAAACAGCGCTTTCCTATAAAACATGCAGTTGACCATTACGAGGCCAGGGGGCGCTGCTAACATAAAAAAAGCTGCAACGTGAAACGTTTTGTATATTTAAGCAACCCTCCTCATTGACCTTACCATGCGCAAACACGTAAAAAGTACGCTTCTAATCAGTTCACTTCTATTGTTCCATGTAGCCCTTCAGGCACAAAAGCCAAGGGCTAGGGACATTGGCATTCCCTTTGACGGTACTACCGGAAAATTCAACGCCATAACTGACGTCCGTGGCGTTTGGGTGGGTTATAGTACCATCATATCCGGACAGGGTAAAAACGTGCTGGGAAAAGGCCCCGTTCGCACTGGGGTCACAGCCATTCTGCCAAGAGGCAAAACAAATAACCCTGTTTACGCAAACTGGTATTCATTGAACGGAAATGGCGAAATGACCGGCACAACCTGGATAACTGAATCAGGTTTTCTG
It encodes:
- a CDS encoding acyltransferase family protein translates to MKKNGQTASYIPAFTGLRAMAAYLVFLHHYNPAPVGTFANRLFQQGYIGVSVFFVLSGFLIYHRYADNYLEQINWSWRRYLQKRFTRIFPLYVLLLLVTIAIRAQLGHSIRFPLVVLNLTLLQGLFESYKFSGIAQSWSLTVEVCFYLIAPFLFVGLTRWGALCVTIGLVGIGLLLWATIGQLAWHGLFGNLSFVLFYTFFGRSFEFVTGMWLAQWWQQNKVPPSPQTTYNGLFIIAGCLIWQADLGSHTTSQNGLFWSEVVVYNGLLPVGIGLLFVGLLTRPSLLRQFLSLPTIQRFGESAYAFYLIHIGVVAAGLQKLDITNYGLLFCMLAGIAYGLYNYIEKPLARWLRN